A part of Fusarium graminearum PH-1 chromosome 3, whole genome shotgun sequence genomic DNA contains:
- a CDS encoding transcriptional activator xlnR — protein sequence MQNGGLDSLQNHQYPIQPLSQAVPLSNGHFERAAAQVKNRQHPYGVHPRSSSTSGPIRRRISRACDQCNQLRTKCDGQHPCAHCIEFGLGCEYIRERKKRGKASRKELAQQAAAQAAAGGTGQNMDDSLSENGQTSSKGLESSNMGLEQQSNERHPSTSSKSSRDPGDDVMRHTQGLEGLDHLGNISEQPHLGRSSLDGEHMENNGGLDLNGFNSMPHAYDSQGLDGPVLNGQSYAPNGRGNMPGYAEFPYTMQAQSPPNFNNNSAFRMGNSPLGYAMGKGTSPGWGISMTSPPGQYQTQAPPPNFNNSKLRYPVLEPIIPYLNNIIPIPLACDLVDLYFASSSSAQMHPMSPYVLGFVLRKRYFLDQTRPRPCQPALLASMLWVAAQTSDAPFLASTPSARAKTCQKLLELTVYLLRPLIHTAPSDAPSPVADGVALGGLGVAMPGSISMEATSGESGPFGAAGSLDDVITYIHLAVVVSASEYKGARC from the exons ATGCAGAACGGCGGCCTGGACTCGCTCCAGAACCATCAGTATCCGATTCAACCACTCTCACAAGCTGTGCCCCTTTCAAACGGCCACTTTGAGAGGGCTGCCGCTCAAGTAAAGAATCGACAACACCCTTATGGAGTTCACCCACGCAGCTCGAGCACTTCAGGGCCCATTAGGAGACGAATCAGTCGAGCCTGCGATCAGTGTAACCAGTTACGAACAAAATGTGATGGCCAGCACCCCTGCGCGCACTGTATTG AATTCGGCCTGGGGTGCGAGTACATTCGcgaaaggaaaaagagaggaaaggCGTCACGGAAAGAACTAGCCCAACAGGCTGCGGCTCAGGCTGCGGCAGGTGGCACAGGCCAGAACATGGACGATTCTCTATCAGAGAACGGCCAGACTAGCAGCAAAGGCCTCGAATCTTCGAATATGGGACTAGAGCAACAATCGAATGAACGACATCCGAGTACGAGCAGCAAATCGAGTCGAGATCCAGGCGACGATGTGATGCGACATACCCAAGGCCTCGAGGGTCtcgatcatcttggcaacatAAGCGAACAACCCCATCTTGGCCGGTCTTCCTTGGATGGCGAACACATGGAAAACAACGGAGGTCTCGATCTGAACGGCTTCAATAGTATGCCGCATGCGTACGACTCGCAGGGCTTGGATGGTCCTGTCCTGAACGGTCAATCATACGCTCCCAACGGGCGAGGTAACATGCCTGGCTACGCCGAATTCCCATATACGATGCAGGCTCAAAGTCCgcccaacttcaacaacaactctgcTTTCCGTATGGGAAACAGCCCACTAGGATACGCTATGGGCAAGGGAACATCTCCTGGGTGGGGCATCTCCATGACTTCACCACCAGGCCAATATCAAACACAGGCCCCTCcccccaacttcaacaactcgAAACTGCGATATCCCGTCCTTGAGCCCATAATCCCATACCTCAACAACATAATTCCTATCCCTCTAGCTTGCGACTTGGTCGATCTCTACTTTgcgtcttcctcctcggcgCAAATGCACCCAATGTCACCCTATGTCTTGGGCTTTGTCCTTCGAAAACGATACTTCCTCGACcagacaaggccaagaccatgCCAACCAGCCCTCTTGGCAAGCATGCTGTGGGTTGCTGCACAGACAAGCGACGCCCCTTTCCTCGCCAGTACACCTTCAGCGCGTGCCAAGACGTGCCAAAAGCTATTGGAGCTCACAGTCTACCTCCTACGACCTCTCATCCACACAGCCCCAAGTGATGCGCCCAGCCCTGttgctgatggtgttgctcTTGGCGGTCTCGGTGTGGCCATGCCTGGATCAATTAGCATGGAAGCCACGAGTGGCGAATCGGGCCCTTTCGGTGCAGCCGGAAGCCTCGACGATGTGATTACATACATTCATTTGGCGGTTGTTGTTTCTGCTAGCGAATACAAGGGAGCGA GATGCTGA